A genomic window from Buteo buteo chromosome 13, bButBut1.hap1.1, whole genome shotgun sequence includes:
- the LIPC gene encoding hepatic triacylglycerol lipase isoform X2, protein MKSLQLLPFLLLSCIITPANTYGGKKKEALGSQSQHTRTKKDQQNLETKFRLYTDTTEEGCQIFLNQFETLDKCSFNASLPLVIIVHGWSVDGMLEGWIWKMAAALKSQHKQINVIIADWLTFAHQHYPIAVQNTRYIGQEIADFLEWLEESIQFSRSNVHLIGYSLGAHVSGFAGSYISGTNKIGRITGLDPAGPLFEGMSPTDRLSPDDANFVDAIHTFTKQHMGLSVGIKQPVAHFDFYPNGGTFQPGCHIMHVYNHIAQYGITGITQTVKCAHERSVHLFIDSLLHNDKQSTAYWCNDINTFNKGMCLSCRKSRCNTLGYNIREERLPKSRQLFLKTRAHMPFKVYHYQFKIHFINEIQGKQIDPTFTISLTGTKEDAKNLPITLVEGINGNKTYSFLITLDTDIGELIMIKFKWEGTAVWENIWDTVQTIIPWTKGTRRPGLIVKTIRVKAGETQQKMTFCSQSIDNVHLHPAQEKTFVRCEDRFPRQNRK, encoded by the exons aggcaCTAGGATCACAGAGTCAGCACACTAGAACAAAGAAGGATCAGCAAAACTTAGAAACCAAATTTCGACTTTATACAGATACAACTGAAGAAGgctgtcagatttttttaaatcagttcgAGACTCTTGACAAATGCAGTTTCAATGCCTCTCTTCCTCTGGTGATAATAGTCCATGGCTGGTCG GTGGATGGGATGTTAGAAGGTTGGATTTGGAAAatggcagcagctctgaagtCTCAGCATAAACAAATTAATGTGATCATTGCAGACTGGCTTACATTTGCTCACCAGCACTATCCCATTGCTGTACAGAATACACGCTACATAGGACAGGAGATAGCAGACTTCCTGGAATGGCTGGAG GAATCTATTCAATTTTCCAGAAGCAATGTTCATCTAATTGGGTACAGCCTAGGAGCTCATGTTTCAGGATTTGCTGGAAGTTATATCAGTGGTACAAACAAGATTGGGAGAATTACAG GCCTTGACCCTGCTGGTCCCTTGTTTGAAGGAATGTCACCAACAGACCGTTTATCTCCAGATGATGCAAACTTCGTAGACGCAATTCATACATTCACTAAACAGCACATGGGTCTCAGTGTTGGCATCAAGCAGCCTGTGGCTCATTTCGACTTTTATCCCAATGGAGGCACCTTTCAGCCTGGCTGTCACATCATGCATGTGTATAACCACATTGCACAATACGGAATCACTG gcATCACTCAAACTGTGAAATGTGCCCATGAGAGGTCAGTTCATTTGTTCATCGACTCTCTGCTTCACAACGATAAGCAAAGCACAGCATACTGGTGCAATGACATCAACACTTTCAACAAAGGAATGTGCCTCAGCTGTAGAAAGAGCCGGTGCAACACACTGGGCTACAACATCAGGGAGGAAAGGCTCCCCAAAAGTAGAcaactctttctgaaaacaagagcACATATGCCTTTCAAAG TCTATCACTATCAGTTCAAGATCCACTTCATCAATGAAATCCAAGGCAAGCAGATAGACCCTACTTTTACCATCTCTCTGACAGGCACTAAGGAGGATGCTAAAAACCTGCCCATCACACT agttGAAGGTATTAATGGGAATAAAACCTACTCTTTTCTCATCACCCTGGACACTGATATTGGTGAGCTAATAATGATCAAGTTCAAATGGGAAGGAACTGCAGTTTGGGAAAATATCTGGGACACAGTTCAAACCATAATACCATGGACAAAAGGCACCCGTCGACCAGGACTTATAGTGAAGACAATAAGAGTGAAAGCAGGGGAAACACAGCAAAA aatGACATTTTGTTCTCAAAGCATTGACAACGTTCACCTTCATCCAGCCCAGGAGAAAACATTTGTGAGGTGTGAAGATCGCTTTCcgagacaaaacagaaaatga